The DNA window AGCAAGGGATTCCTTTGATACTTCAGAAGCTATTTTGGCTACCAAAGAACTATCAGCCCCTCCAGAGAAGGCTATTAAAATATTTTTATCCCTTAAGTAATCCTTTAGGTTTTGCAGTTTTGTTTCAACTTCCATCTGAACCTTCCTGAAATTATTATTATGAAATTTGTAAATTTTGTTAAGAATTAACTTAACTTGTTAATGATAATTTAAATAGCTATTTTTTTGATGTAATCAAGAACTGCCAGAGCATCCATCCTCTTAACATCAATTGCATGGACTTCTAAAAATTTTTGGAGCAGTTCTACCTTGGATTTTTCAAGCCCCGATTCAGCAAATACTTTAGAATAGCTTCTTTTAGGATAATATATTGATTTGGCAGTTTTTATAAGTAGATCGTAGTCAGATCTGTTAATCACGCCTTGTTTAAGAGCTGCTTTGAAGGTGTAGTTTATACTTATCAGTGCTTCTGATAGTTGTTCCATTGTATCAGGGTTTATAACCACTGCAACATCATCATCAGATTCTATCACACCAGTTTTGTAGTCCATGTAAACCTGACCCACTCCAACCATCCCAAAGTCATCTAGTTCTGAAGCCCTTAATGCACCCATACTTGCCCCTCCAACCACTGTAACATCCTTTTTTAGTGCTTCGAGAATTTCCTTGTGGGAAACTGCAGGTTCCTTATGAAAAACTCCGTCAATAATTCCTATAATATCGGGTTCATCAGTTAAAGCCTGAATTATATCTCCCCTTGCTATTGGGGGGCGATAATCTGCTTTTAGAATTGTTTCTGCTTCCTTGGGCTGTAATGAGGGTCCTGTGAAAATTATTATTTTCTTGTTTGTAACCATTGGTTCACCTAATTTAGATGATTAATGTTATCCAGTTTATCAATTGAAAAATTACCTATTTTTCTATGTTGGATTACATAACTATTGGTTTTCATCTTAAATATTTTTTAAATGGTTGGTTGGTTTAAATTGGGTTTTCAAATATAGTTTTTTTTTGTACACATAAATTTTATATAACATAAACCAACAATAATGAAACAATGTTATGTTATGTTACATATGGTCTTGAGGTGATCAATTGAGCCAAGATTTAATATCTAAAAAAGAGTTGTTAGAAATCACTGGAATTTCTTATGGACAGTTATATCGCTGGAAACGGAAAAAATTAATACCAGAAGAATGGTTCATAAAAAAATCCACATTCACAGGACAGGAAACTTTCTTTCCAAAATACAAAGTGATTGATAGGGTTGAAAAAATAAAAAATATGAAGGGCGATATTTCGTTAGACAGCCTTGCAGACATGTTATCTCCAGATTTAACGGAAAAAATAGTGAGTGAAAAAGAACTCAAGGATCGTAACATTGTTTCAGAAGCTACATTGGAGTTCACTAGGGAAGAATATGGTGAAACAAAAGAATTTCGTTTTGAACAAATTATTTCCATTTATTTGCTGGATAAAATGTTCAAATCTGGAAAAATAGGACATTCTGAAGGTAAAATTGTGTTTCAACTATTTAGTGACAAATATCAAAAATTCAAGGGGAAAAATTGTGAACTAATATTCTTCAGGAAAATGGGAGTATCAAGCTGCTGCATGGTCCCAGATTCCAAGGATGTTCACTTCGAAGAAACCATAAAGATCATGGAAATTATGAATATCTCAGAATTAATTGAAGAACTAAAAATTAAGATGTTTTAAAGGAGAGATTAATATGGAAAATTTAACAGATTTAAAAATTTATGGACAGGGCAGTTCTGGTGGGGGAAAATTTAGAGACGTTATGATCAAGGGAAGT is part of the Methanobacterium lacus genome and encodes:
- a CDS encoding TfuA-related McrA-glycine thioamidation protein; translated protein: MVTNKKIIIFTGPSLQPKEAETILKADYRPPIARGDIIQALTDEPDIIGIIDGVFHKEPAVSHKEILEALKKDVTVVGGASMGALRASELDDFGMVGVGQVYMDYKTGVIESDDDVAVVINPDTMEQLSEALISINYTFKAALKQGVINRSDYDLLIKTAKSIYYPKRSYSKVFAESGLEKSKVELLQKFLEVHAIDVKRMDALAVLDYIKKIAI
- a CDS encoding YhbD family protein: MSQDLISKKELLEITGISYGQLYRWKRKKLIPEEWFIKKSTFTGQETFFPKYKVIDRVEKIKNMKGDISLDSLADMLSPDLTEKIVSEKELKDRNIVSEATLEFTREEYGETKEFRFEQIISIYLLDKMFKSGKIGHSEGKIVFQLFSDKYQKFKGKNCELIFFRKMGVSSCCMVPDSKDVHFEETIKIMEIMNISELIEELKIKMF